The following proteins are encoded in a genomic region of Deltaproteobacteria bacterium:
- a CDS encoding DEAD/DEAH box helicase family protein, whose protein sequence is MAKAVIQYDKDLPEIPDRRPWEKPTQHLVKDESAPTGWSIAEGRRPSQLLLVPKIRAAVDAWREGGYEGASDVTRRLFEYWFEEDHEVPCFGVPFRYYFCQREAIETLVWLVEIAGERDVQQLIQTHATKFKRDLLSDNIVFQTTMDGRRQIRRYVPELDAEGVQDLPPEDLRRFAFKMATGSGKTWVMAMAIVWSFFHKKRVADSELSTNFLIVAPNVIVYQRLEKDFANNRIFRELPLVPPEWRPFEPKVILRGESSEPDASCNLFLTNIHQLYESRDQEWTPQNAVEALLGKKPAQDLAASGRRSMLERVKGLKDLVVLNDEAHHVHDEGLAWSQSLLAIHRTLPNGLALWLDFSATPKDQNGMYFPWVVCDYPLAQAVEDRIVKAPLIVTKEDDPKQPKSDPDHVTKDNVAEKYGYWLRAAVQRWKEHWDVYKRLGTKPVLFVMAEKNVYADAIGEYLWKTREFGFKESEVLVIHTDAAGEITKSDLEVAREAARDIDNNKIKAIVSVMMLREGWDVRNVTVVLGLRPFTAKAEILPEQVIGRGLRLMNKARIGPEKTQTLEVLGTRNLLNVLRTQLETEGVGVTTTRTDPPKPVIIEPVKERLAYDIAIPLTKPQLVHDIRKLSDFDAAALDPIFEQEDLEEVYRVRLRLEFATTETEVHQADITAGELPKPQDLLGSITNKVIDRAKLPSRFAELYPAVRAYVATRCFGRAVDLDSEPIRSHLSRLEIQEGIAKYLARKIAELTLDRRAIEFERADFKLSETKPFSWRRNLPPLVAKKTVFNFVATYNDFERRFAEFLDSKASDVLRFAALGTTEQGESGTQFRIDYLKPTGAIGFYHPDWVVVQKTTEGEVNWIIETKGRVWEGTAAKDEAMRIWCERISTKTGTRWRYKRIDQPKFDETTPTRLADLTDA, encoded by the coding sequence ATGGCCAAGGCTGTTATTCAATACGACAAGGATCTGCCGGAGATCCCGGATCGCCGGCCGTGGGAGAAACCGACCCAGCACCTGGTCAAGGACGAGAGCGCGCCGACCGGGTGGAGCATCGCGGAGGGGCGCCGGCCGAGCCAGTTGCTGCTGGTCCCGAAGATCCGCGCGGCGGTGGATGCGTGGCGCGAAGGTGGCTATGAAGGCGCTTCCGACGTGACGCGGCGGCTTTTCGAGTACTGGTTCGAGGAAGACCACGAGGTGCCCTGCTTCGGCGTACCCTTCCGCTACTACTTCTGCCAGCGAGAGGCCATCGAGACCCTGGTCTGGCTCGTGGAGATCGCGGGCGAGCGGGACGTGCAGCAGCTCATCCAGACCCACGCGACGAAGTTCAAAAGGGACCTTCTTTCGGACAACATCGTCTTCCAGACCACCATGGATGGGCGGCGGCAGATCCGCCGTTACGTGCCGGAGCTGGACGCCGAGGGTGTTCAGGATCTGCCGCCCGAGGACTTGCGGCGTTTTGCCTTCAAGATGGCCACCGGCTCGGGTAAGACCTGGGTGATGGCCATGGCGATCGTTTGGTCGTTCTTCCACAAAAAGCGCGTGGCCGATTCCGAGCTCTCGACCAACTTTCTCATCGTGGCCCCGAACGTGATCGTCTATCAGCGGCTGGAGAAGGACTTCGCCAACAATCGGATCTTCAGAGAGCTTCCGCTCGTTCCCCCGGAGTGGCGGCCGTTCGAGCCCAAGGTCATTCTCCGCGGCGAGTCGAGCGAGCCCGACGCGTCCTGCAACCTCTTCCTCACTAACATTCACCAGCTCTACGAGTCGCGCGATCAAGAGTGGACGCCGCAGAACGCGGTCGAGGCACTTCTCGGTAAGAAACCGGCGCAGGATCTCGCCGCCTCCGGCCGGCGTTCGATGCTGGAACGGGTGAAGGGGCTCAAGGACCTCGTGGTCCTGAACGACGAGGCCCACCACGTTCACGACGAGGGCCTCGCCTGGAGTCAGTCGCTATTGGCGATCCACCGGACGCTTCCGAACGGACTCGCCCTGTGGCTCGATTTCTCAGCCACACCAAAGGACCAGAACGGGATGTACTTCCCGTGGGTCGTCTGCGACTACCCGCTCGCGCAGGCCGTGGAGGATCGAATCGTCAAGGCACCGCTCATCGTGACCAAGGAGGACGACCCAAAGCAGCCCAAGAGCGACCCGGACCACGTGACGAAGGACAACGTGGCCGAGAAGTACGGCTACTGGCTCCGCGCGGCCGTCCAGCGATGGAAGGAGCACTGGGACGTTTACAAGCGCCTCGGTACGAAGCCCGTTCTCTTCGTCATGGCGGAGAAAAACGTTTACGCGGACGCCATCGGCGAGTACCTGTGGAAGACCAGGGAGTTCGGCTTCAAGGAATCCGAAGTCTTGGTCATCCATACCGATGCCGCCGGTGAGATCACGAAGAGCGATCTCGAAGTGGCTCGCGAAGCGGCCCGCGACATCGACAACAACAAGATCAAAGCCATTGTGAGCGTCATGATGCTGCGAGAGGGCTGGGACGTTCGCAACGTGACCGTGGTTCTCGGCCTGCGCCCGTTCACCGCGAAGGCCGAGATCCTGCCGGAGCAGGTCATCGGACGCGGCCTTCGGCTGATGAACAAGGCTCGGATCGGGCCGGAGAAGACCCAGACGCTGGAAGTACTGGGCACGCGCAACCTGCTGAACGTCCTCCGTACACAACTCGAAACCGAAGGCGTCGGCGTGACGACGACCAGGACCGACCCTCCCAAGCCGGTCATCATCGAGCCCGTCAAGGAGCGCCTCGCCTACGACATTGCTATTCCCCTGACCAAGCCACAGCTCGTGCACGACATCCGCAAGCTCTCCGACTTCGACGCTGCGGCGCTCGATCCCATCTTCGAGCAAGAGGACTTGGAGGAGGTCTACAGGGTCAGGTTGAGGCTTGAATTCGCCACGACCGAGACGGAAGTCCACCAGGCCGACATCACTGCCGGCGAACTTCCTAAGCCCCAGGATTTGCTCGGCTCCATCACGAACAAAGTGATCGATCGCGCGAAACTCCCCAGCCGATTCGCCGAGCTGTATCCGGCGGTGCGAGCCTACGTCGCAACCCGCTGTTTCGGTCGGGCCGTAGACCTGGATAGTGAACCTATCCGCTCTCACCTCTCACGCCTGGAGATACAGGAAGGCATCGCCAAGTACCTTGCCCGAAAGATCGCGGAGCTGACCCTGGATCGGCGCGCCATCGAGTTCGAGCGTGCGGACTTCAAGCTCTCTGAAACGAAACCGTTCAGCTGGCGCCGCAACTTGCCGCCGCTTGTGGCGAAGAAGACGGTCTTCAACTTCGTGGCAACGTATAACGACTTCGAACGTCGCTTCGCCGAGTTCCTGGACTCTAAGGCGTCTGATGTGCTGCGGTTTGCGGCCCTGGGCACTACGGAACAGGGCGAATCAGGCACGCAGTTCCGCATCGACTACCTTAAGCCCACTGGCGCGATCGGCTTCTATCATCCGGACTGGGTCGTGGTGCAGAAAACAACGGAAGGCGAGGTCAACTGGATCATCGAGACGAAAGGTCGGGTGTGGGAAGGCACGGCAGCCAAGGACGAGGCCATGCGCATCTGGTGTGAGCGGATCAGCACCAAGACCGGCACCCGCTGGCGGTACAAGCGAATTGATCAACCGAAATTTGACGAGACTACCCCAACGCGGCTTGCGGACCTCACGGATGCATAG
- a CDS encoding ATP-dependent helicase encodes MTIAPAILEHYPDLNDAQRSVVGHVEGPLLVVAGPGSGKTYSIVLRALNLLALGRAAPNEVILCTFTEKAAFEMRDRMAAAARRIGYKGDLSELTVSTIHGLCNSLLQRYRHKTPLGHNYETLDELTQLLFLFEHFEEVVGQARDGVYLGRWKTRWTAIEGVRAYLDKITEELVDPQALLASGNSFLRSIGEAYAAYRRTLFENNRVDFAHLQRLVHDLLADPDVTEALTGRIKYVLVDEYQDTNYVQEQLLLKLTEKTRNLCVVGDEDQSLYRFRGATVRNILEFPQRMPGCKIVKLTTNYRSHPNIIERYDRWMASADWSNQGGAPFRYDKTIKADPKTEHPEYPAVFAIWGRDRRDEARRLAELVAYLKENRIIEDYSQVALLLHSVRQEHSSEYLEALAKRGIPAFCPRARAYFENEEIRDVVACFAVIFGWHGDGRGVVAGAVADLARYVDEALIHLGRRFASPHPLARALQDWTSEIGALEEGATLDVRPADYLYRLLALEPFAGAAKNENAARNLAIFSQLLNAFQSYYHYTVVTHRNRESLRLHLFNSFLRLLYDGGINEYEDPDQPFPKGHVQVMTIHQAKGLEFPIVVVGSLCTQLSSPKSVDRDLGPYYHRPPFEPENRITGFDRMRLHYVAFSRAQKVLVLTAHERPKDYFAPIWQGLPQWPYVQKDLLAAQRFPLRERLPVKRSYSFTGDLKIYETCPRQYQFFREYDFAPSRSAVIFFGQLVHQTIEEIHRVVLDGKLETLTQSCIRELFERTFRFLTLSDVRPIGDPAKESAFTQVLNYFRQNRDEMRRVIQTEVDVSLEKDGYILTGKVDLLLGHDGKLELLDFKTSPRPKENPNLIAAYERQLCIYAYILEQRHGRHVDRLLLYWTSEPRKQDALMVLPYDPRRVEEAGRHFDETVRRIQAREFAVTVPPEPGICKECDLRMLCRRDGIIKGDE; translated from the coding sequence ATGACCATTGCTCCCGCCATCCTTGAGCACTACCCGGACTTGAACGACGCTCAACGGTCGGTGGTAGGGCACGTGGAAGGTCCCCTGCTCGTCGTCGCCGGTCCCGGTTCGGGGAAGACCTACAGCATCGTCCTTCGGGCGTTGAACCTTCTTGCCCTCGGCCGGGCCGCTCCAAACGAAGTGATCCTCTGCACCTTCACGGAGAAGGCCGCCTTCGAGATGCGCGACCGCATGGCCGCCGCGGCTCGACGGATCGGCTACAAGGGCGACCTGTCCGAACTCACGGTCTCAACGATTCACGGGCTGTGCAACAGCCTGCTTCAGCGTTACCGACATAAGACGCCCCTGGGGCACAACTACGAAACTTTGGATGAATTGACCCAGCTCCTCTTCTTGTTCGAGCATTTTGAGGAGGTTGTCGGGCAAGCACGGGACGGCGTCTACCTGGGGCGCTGGAAGACACGGTGGACCGCCATCGAAGGGGTCCGCGCGTACCTCGACAAGATCACGGAAGAGCTGGTCGATCCCCAGGCGCTTCTCGCCTCAGGCAATAGCTTTTTGCGGAGCATAGGGGAGGCCTATGCCGCCTACCGGCGCACACTGTTCGAGAACAACCGCGTTGACTTCGCCCACCTCCAGAGGCTCGTCCACGACCTTCTGGCGGACCCCGATGTCACGGAGGCCCTGACGGGCCGGATCAAGTACGTCCTCGTGGACGAGTACCAAGATACGAACTACGTCCAGGAACAGCTCCTGCTGAAACTCACCGAGAAGACCAGGAACCTGTGCGTCGTCGGCGACGAGGACCAGAGCCTGTACCGGTTCCGGGGTGCAACGGTCCGCAACATCCTGGAGTTCCCGCAGCGCATGCCCGGCTGCAAAATCGTCAAGCTGACGACCAACTACCGCTCGCACCCGAACATCATCGAACGCTACGACCGATGGATGGCCTCGGCCGACTGGTCCAACCAAGGTGGTGCACCCTTCCGCTACGACAAGACCATCAAGGCCGACCCGAAGACGGAGCACCCGGAGTATCCGGCGGTCTTTGCCATCTGGGGACGCGACCGGCGTGATGAGGCCCGGCGACTTGCTGAGCTTGTCGCATATCTCAAGGAGAATCGTATCATCGAAGACTACAGCCAGGTCGCGCTACTCCTTCACAGCGTCCGCCAGGAGCACAGTAGCGAGTATCTCGAGGCCCTCGCCAAGCGCGGCATCCCTGCGTTCTGCCCACGCGCCCGCGCCTACTTCGAGAACGAAGAGATCCGCGACGTCGTGGCCTGCTTCGCCGTCATCTTCGGCTGGCACGGTGACGGCCGGGGTGTGGTAGCCGGGGCGGTCGCAGACCTGGCCCGATACGTGGACGAGGCCCTCATTCATCTGGGGCGTCGGTTCGCATCACCACACCCGCTTGCCAGGGCACTCCAAGACTGGACCTCGGAGATTGGGGCCCTCGAAGAAGGTGCGACGCTCGACGTCCGGCCGGCGGATTACCTCTATCGTCTGCTGGCCCTGGAGCCCTTCGCCGGCGCGGCCAAGAACGAGAACGCGGCCCGCAACCTGGCGATCTTCTCGCAGCTCCTGAACGCGTTCCAGAGCTACTACCACTACACGGTCGTCACCCACCGCAACCGCGAGAGCTTGCGGTTGCATCTGTTCAACAGCTTCCTCAGGCTTCTCTACGATGGGGGGATCAATGAGTATGAGGACCCGGACCAGCCCTTCCCCAAGGGCCACGTCCAGGTGATGACCATTCATCAGGCCAAGGGGCTCGAATTCCCGATCGTGGTGGTGGGTTCGCTCTGCACGCAGCTTTCGAGTCCCAAGTCGGTCGACCGGGACCTGGGCCCCTACTACCACCGCCCGCCCTTCGAGCCGGAGAACCGGATCACCGGGTTCGACCGGATGCGCCTGCACTACGTCGCTTTTTCAAGAGCGCAAAAAGTCTTGGTTCTTACAGCGCACGAACGGCCGAAGGACTATTTCGCTCCCATTTGGCAGGGGCTTCCCCAGTGGCCTTACGTGCAGAAGGATCTCCTGGCCGCGCAACGCTTCCCCCTGCGCGAGCGCCTACCGGTCAAGCGGTCCTACAGCTTCACGGGTGATCTGAAGATTTACGAGACTTGCCCGCGCCAGTACCAGTTCTTTCGCGAGTACGACTTCGCGCCGTCGCGCTCGGCGGTGATCTTCTTTGGTCAGCTCGTGCACCAGACCATCGAGGAGATCCACCGCGTCGTCCTCGACGGCAAGCTCGAGACGCTTACGCAATCGTGCATCCGTGAGCTTTTCGAACGAACGTTCCGGTTCCTTACTCTGTCCGACGTGCGCCCAATCGGAGACCCTGCCAAGGAGTCGGCGTTCACCCAGGTACTGAATTACTTCCGCCAGAACCGCGACGAGATGCGCCGGGTGATCCAGACCGAAGTGGATGTCTCCCTGGAGAAGGACGGATACATCCTGACCGGGAAAGTAGACCTGCTGCTCGGTCACGATGGCAAGCTCGAGCTGCTCGATTTCAAGACCTCGCCGCGACCGAAAGAGAACCCGAACCTCATCGCTGCCTACGAGCGCCAGCTCTGCATCTACGCGTACATCCTGGAGCAGCGTCATGGCCGGCACGTGGACCGGCTGTTGCTCTACTGGACTTCGGAACCCCGCAAGCAGGACGCGCTGATGGTCCTGCCCTACGACCCGAGGCGCGTCGAGGAGGCCGGCCGCCACTTCGACGAGACCGTTCGCCGCATCCAGGCGCGGGAGTTTGCGGTGACAGTGCCACCGGAACCGGGAATCTGCAAGGAATGCGACCTGCGGATGCTCTGCCGCAGAGACGGTATCATCAAAGGAGATGAGTGA
- the radC gene encoding DNA repair protein RadC — protein sequence MSASDLHYLGHRKRLRERFMKAGLEGFADHEVVELLLTLAIPRSDVKRPAKALIERFGSLRAILDAPIDELREVKGIGSVAPVALRIIRAAATLYLQQSAEGKGSVTDESLLEITWRTRIGALRNEVFEVAYLDSGRRLLRDGIERLEEGTIDRAAVYPRRVVESALRRGAAALVLAHNHPNGKVEPTEQDKLLTRALVLAAETVQIKIVDHLVVSVDAVFSFRKAGLL from the coding sequence ATGAGCGCGTCTGATCTCCACTACCTCGGACACAGGAAGCGGCTTCGTGAACGCTTCATGAAGGCCGGTCTCGAGGGCTTTGCCGACCACGAGGTTGTGGAACTACTTCTCACGCTGGCGATTCCTCGGTCCGACGTGAAACGGCCCGCGAAGGCCTTGATCGAGCGGTTCGGGAGTCTGCGAGCGATCTTGGACGCCCCCATCGACGAGCTGCGCGAAGTGAAGGGAATCGGTTCGGTAGCCCCAGTCGCGCTACGGATCATCCGGGCTGCCGCCACGCTCTACCTGCAGCAGTCCGCCGAAGGCAAAGGGTCAGTTACCGACGAAAGCCTGCTCGAGATCACCTGGCGCACCCGGATCGGGGCCCTGCGCAACGAGGTCTTCGAAGTAGCGTATCTCGACTCTGGACGACGCCTCCTCCGCGATGGGATTGAGCGACTCGAGGAAGGGACCATCGACCGGGCAGCCGTCTATCCGCGCCGGGTGGTTGAGTCCGCATTGCGGAGGGGGGCAGCGGCCCTCGTCTTAGCCCACAATCACCCCAACGGTAAGGTCGAACCCACCGAACAGGACAAGCTCCTGACTCGCGCTTTGGTGCTCGCAGCGGAGACAGTCCAGATCAAGATCGTTGACCACCTGGTTGTCTCGGTTGACGCAGTCTTCAGCTTCCGAAAGGCGGGCCTGCTATGA
- the secB gene encoding protein-export chaperone SecB → MTEKTAPPQQNDYPVFRLQKMFLKDLSFENPNAPDIYLAKIEEPKIDLKLGLKHNKLENDHWEVILTITADLKNKSDEKTIFIIEAEHAGIFLLKNIPEEHLPRVLGVDCPTYLFPFTRQILAQATIDGGFPPFLMEPINFHALFENAQRERRQKMA, encoded by the coding sequence ATGACAGAAAAAACTGCTCCACCCCAGCAAAACGACTACCCCGTTTTCAGACTCCAGAAGATGTTCCTTAAGGACCTTTCCTTCGAAAACCCTAACGCCCCTGATATCTACCTCGCAAAGATCGAGGAACCCAAAATCGATCTCAAGCTCGGGCTCAAACACAATAAGCTTGAAAACGACCACTGGGAGGTCATTCTCACCATCACTGCCGACCTCAAGAACAAGTCGGACGAAAAGACCATCTTTATCATCGAGGCGGAACACGCCGGCATCTTTCTCCTGAAAAACATCCCCGAGGAGCATCTTCCGCGGGTCCTCGGCGTGGACTGCCCGACCTATCTCTTTCCTTTCACTCGCCAGATCCTGGCTCAGGCCACCATTGACGGAGGGTTCCCTCCGTTCCTCATGGAGCCCATAAATTTCCATGCCCTTTTCGAGAACGCACAGCGAGAAAGACGCCAGAAGATGGCATAA
- a CDS encoding sigma-54 dependent transcriptional regulator yields the protein MKILVVEDEPLQRELLQGFLERHGYEVLAAPDGETALAIYARTPVQLVLLDQKMPGISGKEVLERIKGLNPLVRVIMITAYGEVGTAVSVMKLGADDYLEKPVDLDALLQRIRETERLVQVEEDAATVENAACESPLPVNFVAESPAMKEVLSLVRRVAPTPWAVLVRGETGTGKELIARLVHLLSPRKDGPFVEVNCAAIPEGLFESELFGHERGAFTGAVASRRGRFELAHMGTLFLDEIGELPLGLQSKLLRAIQEKRITRMGSERTIEVDTRIVTATNRDLKSMMEKGEFREDLYYRLNVFEIEIPPLRQRKEDIRRLVELFVARDSFRPVTFSPESMDLIVRYHYPGNIRELEHIVQRTVTLARGNVIEPADLPPEVRTPSFGKDEMLDKRTADLERTAILNALDKSGWVQTRAAIALGISERALRYKMDKYGIKRGQKRP from the coding sequence ATGAAGATACTTGTAGTCGAGGATGAGCCCCTCCAGCGGGAACTCCTCCAGGGCTTTCTCGAAAGGCACGGATATGAGGTCCTTGCGGCTCCGGATGGAGAAACGGCACTGGCCATTTATGCCCGGACTCCGGTCCAGCTCGTCCTTCTCGACCAGAAGATGCCGGGAATCTCGGGAAAGGAGGTCCTCGAACGCATCAAAGGGCTGAACCCGCTGGTCAGGGTCATCATGATCACTGCATATGGAGAGGTGGGGACCGCTGTTTCCGTCATGAAACTCGGAGCGGACGACTATCTGGAAAAGCCAGTGGATTTGGACGCCCTACTCCAAAGGATTCGAGAGACCGAAAGACTCGTCCAAGTCGAGGAAGATGCCGCAACGGTCGAGAATGCGGCCTGCGAGTCACCTCTTCCCGTGAATTTCGTGGCAGAGAGCCCGGCCATGAAGGAGGTCCTCTCGCTGGTCAGGCGCGTGGCCCCTACGCCGTGGGCGGTCCTCGTCAGGGGCGAGACCGGGACCGGCAAGGAGCTCATCGCACGCCTCGTCCACCTGCTTAGCCCGCGAAAGGATGGCCCTTTCGTGGAGGTGAATTGCGCCGCCATCCCAGAGGGGCTCTTTGAAAGCGAACTCTTCGGACACGAAAGGGGGGCCTTTACCGGGGCGGTCGCTTCCAGGCGCGGACGTTTCGAACTCGCCCACATGGGGACCCTCTTTCTCGACGAGATCGGGGAGCTCCCTCTTGGCCTCCAGTCCAAGCTCCTCAGGGCCATCCAGGAAAAACGCATCACGAGGATGGGCAGCGAGAGGACCATCGAGGTGGACACGCGAATCGTCACCGCCACCAACCGGGACCTCAAGTCCATGATGGAAAAGGGGGAATTCCGGGAGGACCTGTATTACCGGCTGAATGTCTTCGAGATCGAGATTCCGCCCCTTCGGCAGCGAAAAGAGGACATCCGCCGTCTCGTGGAGCTCTTCGTCGCCCGCGATTCATTCCGTCCAGTCACCTTTTCTCCTGAGTCCATGGACCTCATAGTCAGATACCATTACCCGGGAAACATCCGGGAGCTCGAGCACATCGTCCAGCGGACCGTCACCCTCGCACGCGGAAACGTCATCGAACCAGCCGACCTCCCGCCCGAAGTCCGCACACCTTCATTCGGAAAGGACGAAATGCTCGACAAACGGACGGCCGACCTGGAACGAACGGCCATCCTCAATGCCCTCGACAAGAGCGGATGGGTCCAGACACGGGCCGCCATCGCACTGGGCATCAGCGAACGGGCTCTACGCTACAAGATGGACAAATACGGGATCAAGCGCGGGCAAAAACGACCCTGA
- a CDS encoding GHKL domain-containing protein: MGKKTHSKGASAEGAVDTVEGMAAEGRHPEGPHAGLPLWKGNLFVFGILFVFVLVNFFLQASRAKSLFMADARDHARLVADMVALQARWAIRSAEVSDETLALFLTNTARFVSYLDAVEPFDSQELAAFAQEAGLSGVAVIRKDGTRVEGPTGWTSGFSKCEGLHRLIHDARNHEIRLVQPSTGGGCIVTGVPGRDLEELRREVSLERMIEKISRLHGISFVSVVETSPPTLPEKNGLHEGIPRESPVTIGEKDGKPVAEVTVGLGSRALIVGIDASPLQERISLLFRDFSLFGGLLAVSAALLSWLLYRQQSRHFKQVEEYERQLSRRREEAALGRAAASIAHEVRNPLNAMSMGLQRLSMEADELTPQHRRLISVVLESLARTNGIVSNLLDYARTPRFHPEKTDIETLVEDAVSILKDVLEKKGIVVQKEIPPQSEIFTDRNLICQVMANLLRNAAEAAPENGRILISAKYEGETVVLHVENDGTLPEPDEIAHVFEPYFTTKTQGTGLGLAISRKIVQAMAGTIAATIRNGKTFVVTIRLPRNLLSAKTLCLSAG, encoded by the coding sequence ATGGGCAAGAAGACGCATTCGAAAGGGGCTTCGGCGGAAGGGGCGGTGGACACGGTGGAAGGCATGGCCGCTGAGGGAAGACATCCCGAAGGCCCTCATGCCGGCCTTCCCCTCTGGAAAGGCAACCTTTTCGTCTTCGGCATCCTCTTTGTCTTTGTCCTCGTAAACTTTTTCCTTCAGGCATCCCGTGCCAAGTCCCTTTTCATGGCCGACGCCAGAGACCATGCCAGGCTCGTTGCGGACATGGTCGCCCTTCAGGCCAGATGGGCCATTCGTTCCGCAGAGGTAAGCGACGAGACCCTCGCCCTCTTTCTCACCAATACCGCACGGTTCGTCTCGTACCTCGATGCAGTCGAACCCTTCGATTCCCAAGAACTGGCCGCGTTCGCCCAGGAGGCCGGGCTCTCGGGAGTTGCCGTTATACGAAAAGACGGCACTCGAGTCGAGGGGCCTACAGGATGGACATCGGGGTTTTCAAAATGCGAGGGCCTACACAGACTCATTCATGACGCAAGAAACCACGAAATCAGGCTTGTCCAACCCTCCACCGGAGGGGGATGCATTGTGACAGGGGTACCCGGCCGTGACCTCGAGGAACTCAGAAGGGAAGTCAGTCTCGAACGGATGATCGAGAAGATCTCGCGTCTCCACGGGATCTCTTTCGTCAGCGTCGTGGAGACATCCCCTCCCACCCTTCCTGAAAAAAACGGCCTACATGAAGGGATCCCTCGGGAGTCCCCTGTCACCATTGGGGAAAAGGACGGAAAACCCGTCGCAGAGGTCACCGTCGGGCTCGGGAGCCGGGCCCTCATCGTTGGCATCGACGCATCTCCGCTTCAGGAACGGATCTCCCTGCTTTTCCGCGATTTCTCCCTTTTCGGAGGCCTTCTCGCCGTCTCCGCCGCCCTCCTCTCCTGGCTTCTTTACCGGCAACAGTCCCGACACTTCAAGCAGGTGGAGGAATACGAAAGGCAGCTTTCTCGACGACGCGAGGAGGCGGCCCTCGGACGTGCTGCTGCATCCATCGCCCATGAGGTGAGAAACCCCCTGAATGCCATGTCCATGGGGCTCCAGCGCCTTTCCATGGAGGCGGATGAACTCACTCCCCAACACCGGCGGCTGATATCCGTAGTCCTCGAGTCCCTTGCCCGGACAAACGGGATTGTTTCTAATCTCCTCGATTATGCGCGGACCCCCAGGTTCCACCCCGAGAAAACGGACATCGAGACCCTTGTCGAAGACGCCGTTTCCATCCTGAAGGATGTCCTGGAGAAAAAAGGCATTGTCGTCCAAAAGGAGATCCCGCCCCAATCCGAGATCTTCACGGACCGAAATCTCATCTGTCAGGTGATGGCGAACCTTCTCAGGAACGCAGCCGAGGCAGCGCCTGAGAATGGAAGGATCCTCATCTCCGCGAAATACGAGGGAGAAACCGTCGTCCTTCACGTAGAAAACGATGGCACACTTCCTGAGCCCGACGAAATCGCCCATGTCTTCGAGCCCTATTTCACCACTAAGACACAGGGCACGGGCCTTGGGCTTGCCATATCGCGCAAGATTGTTCAGGCCATGGCCGGGACTATTGCCGCAACCATCCGGAATGGTAAAACTTTCGTCGTCACGATACGACTGCCCCGAAATCTCCTATCTGCAAAAACCCTGTGCTTATCGGCTGGGTAG
- a CDS encoding sulfite exporter TauE/SafE family protein encodes MFFFTFVVGIVAPLSGVGGGVLFVPIATAFFPFSMDFVRGTGLIMAMMSAFSATPHLMEKGLANLKLMTPILIVSTVFSIIGGVMGLWITNAFPMGKYYLTIGLGVLLFIIFVVMSMAKKLEFPEVTDIDFISKALDISGACFEPHLNKVVEYRTTKMPVGLVAFAAVGTIAGMFGLGAGWANVPVLNMIMGAPIKVATSTSMAIIAVNDAAAAWIYISNGALLALVLIPAILGVYIGSRIGARIAAKAKPIFVRYLVMLILLLAAIIDIIKGLGGLGIIPKII; translated from the coding sequence ATGTTTTTCTTTACCTTCGTTGTGGGTATAGTTGCACCGTTGTCTGGAGTCGGCGGAGGGGTCTTGTTTGTCCCAATAGCAACGGCCTTTTTCCCATTTAGCATGGATTTTGTCCGCGGCACAGGACTTATAATGGCCATGATGAGCGCATTTTCGGCAACGCCGCATCTCATGGAAAAGGGACTTGCCAATCTCAAGTTGATGACCCCTATTCTCATTGTATCCACTGTATTTTCCATCATAGGTGGAGTGATGGGGCTCTGGATCACAAATGCATTCCCTATGGGGAAATATTATCTCACCATTGGATTAGGTGTGTTGCTTTTCATCATCTTTGTGGTGATGAGTATGGCAAAGAAGCTTGAGTTTCCAGAGGTGACAGATATAGATTTCATTTCAAAGGCCTTGGACATCAGTGGCGCATGCTTCGAGCCCCATCTCAACAAGGTGGTAGAATATCGCACCACAAAGATGCCGGTTGGCCTTGTTGCTTTTGCAGCGGTGGGCACGATTGCAGGCATGTTCGGACTTGGTGCAGGATGGGCAAACGTCCCAGTACTCAACATGATCATGGGCGCTCCCATAAAGGTGGCTACATCCACAAGCATGGCCATCATTGCCGTGAATGACGCTGCTGCCGCGTGGATATACATCTCAAATGGTGCACTGCTTGCCTTGGTTCTCATACCCGCAATCCTTGGGGTCTACATAGGTTCGAGGATTGGGGCAAGGATTGCAGCAAAAGCAAAGCCTATCTTTGTCAGGTATCTTGTTATGCTTATCTTGCTCCTTGCAGCCATCATTGATATCATCAAGGGCCTTGGCGGGCTCGGTATAATTCCCAAAATCATATAG